A window from Carassius gibelio isolate Cgi1373 ecotype wild population from Czech Republic chromosome B3, carGib1.2-hapl.c, whole genome shotgun sequence encodes these proteins:
- the LOC127952544 gene encoding zinc finger protein 664 isoform X9, translating to MRDQEASTLRIKHTEDTEQTELIEENQEREELSEVEEKNHVKTREKFLSCSQTKQKDLKKRRANKSFTCTQCPKSFTSKSYLDIHMRVHTGERPYTCDQCGKSFSKKKYLPLHMNIHTGEKPYTCDQCGKCFTQSTNLNSHMKIHTREKPYTCDQCGKSFTQSTNLKRHMKIHTREKLYSCNQCGQTFLWASNLKRHLRVHTQEKPYSCDLCGKSFTLLQSLKQHQKLHTGVKEYMCFECEKTFISAGNLKQHEITHTGEKPYKCSHCDKRFSRSGDLKTHEMIHTGEKPYKCSHCDKRFNQSSYLKIHERIHTGEKPYKCSHCDKRFTHAVSLKIHERIHTGEKPYHCTACGKCFNDSSALHSHTKNIHSGKDCRADAAAL from the exons ATGAGAGATCAAGAAGCCTCAACCCTCAgaatcaaacacactgaagatactgaacaaacag agcTGATCGAAGAGAACCAGGAGCGTGAAGAATTGAGTGAAGTTGAGGAGAAAAATCATGTCAAAACCAGAGAAAAATTTCTGAGTtgctctcaaaccaaacagaaagatttaaagaaaagaagagccaataaatctttcacctgcactcagtgtcCAAAGAGTTTCACAAGCAAATCTTATCTTGAtattcacatgagagttcacactggagagagaccatacacatgtgatcagtgcggcaagagtttctctaaaaaaaaataccttccattgcacatgaacatccacactggagagaaaccgtacacgtgtgatcagtgcgggaagtgTTTCACACAATCAACAAACCTTAATAGTCACATGAAGATCCACACAAGAGAGAAACCGTACACTTGTGAtcaatgtgggaagagtttcacacaatcaACAAACCTTAAGAGACACATGAAGATCCACACAAGAGAGAAACTGTACTCATGTAATCAGTGCGGGCAAACATTTTTGTGGGCTTCAAACCTGAAAAGACACCTGAGAGTTCATACACAGGAGAAGCCATATTCGTGTgatttgtgtggaaagagttttacattgctacaaagtttgaaacaacatcagAAACTTCATACTGGTGTGAAagagtacatgtgctttgagtgtgaaaagacttttatttCAGCGGGCAATTTAAAACAGCATGAGATtactcacactggagagaaaccttacaagtgttcacactgtgacaagagattcagtcggtcaggagacctgaaaacacatgagatgattcacactggagagaaaccttacaagtgttcacactgtgacaagagattcaatcagTCTTCATACctgaaaatacatgagaggatccacactggagagaaaccttacaagtgttcacactgtgacaagagattcactcATGCAGTAAGTCTGAAAATacacgagaggatccacactggagagaaaccgtatcactgcactGCATGTGGGAAGTGTTTCAATGATTCATCTGCTCTACACAGTCATACAAAAAACATTCACA